Proteins encoded in a region of the Syngnathus typhle isolate RoL2023-S1 ecotype Sweden linkage group LG20, RoL_Styp_1.0, whole genome shotgun sequence genome:
- the gabbr1b gene encoding gamma-aminobutyric acid type B receptor subunit 1 isoform X3, with translation MGKERKERKESRERGEGGQKLHGGAMHFCTECSHGAFSQCLESACSLIQPPDASRGKMVALVLLFFFAAWPLLSASAHNTSAGCAIIRPPRDGGIRYRGLTQEQIRSVQVVPVDYEIEYICRGNRVIAGPKVRKCLPTGTWTDLDQQSRCLLLCPRVWTSLENGRVSSWPPGLPVEATVLRYSCLPGFILMGPNSTQCNKLGKWDTPKPVCHYDRHFKAPGKKKLYIGALFPMSGGWPGGQACLPAAKMALALVNQRSDILPDYELELIHYDSMCDPGEATKLLYDLLYTEPIKIVLMPGCSSVSTLVAEAARMWNLIVLSYGSSSPALSNRQRFPTFFRTHPSATLHNPTRVQLFQKWKWTKIATIQQTTEVFTSTLDDLEERVKEAAIEISVRQSFLTDPAVAVKNLKVYKEKLYGKKYVWFLIGWYSDNWFKINDPAVNCTVEQMTEAVEGHVTTEIVMLNPETVRGASNLTSQEFLEQLTSKLGGKNSEETGGFQEAPLAYDAVWALALALNKTVGPLKAKGRRLEDFNYNNRDVTAEIYRALNTSSFEGVSGHVIFDAQGSRMAWTLIEQLQGGSYKKIGYYDSTKGNLSWYGNDKWIGSGPPADQTMVIEEFRYLSQKLFVSMSVFSSVGILLGIICLTFNIYNSSVRYIQNSQPYLNNMTAVGCMMALAAIFPLGIDGLHVRRKHFPVVCQFRLWLLGLGFSLAYGSMFTKIWWVHTVFTKKDEKKEKKKHLEPWKLYATVGVLLAVDFFSLVIWQIVDPLHITVEKFTREAPKGDLDVLIQPLLEHCTSEKMNTWLGVVYGYKGLLLLLGIFLAYETKSVSTEKINDHRAVGMAIYNVAVLCLITAPVTMILSSQQDASFAFASLAIVFSVYITLVVLFVPKMRRLITRGEWQSDAQETMKTGSSMNNNDEEKSRQLERENKELQKIIQEKEERVSELRNQLSERQALRSRRRPSTVSNQNNSAGQVGMPATDPRSLAPPPGYPAPAPDLHAVPPSFGNSSSLYRPDGKTGRNNCHASRLQMLYK, from the exons ATGGGGAAGGAGAGGAAGGAAAGGAAGGAGAGCAGGgagaggggagagggggggcaGAAGCTCCACGGtg GAGCCATGCACTTTTGCACTGAATGCAGCCACGGAGCCTTCAGTCAATGTCTTGAGTCAGCCTGCTCGCTCATCCAGCCGCCCGATGCTTCTC gtgGAAAGATGGTGGCGTTggttcttcttttcttctttgctgCGTGGCCCTTACTCAGCGCATCTGCACACAATACATCTGCTG gTTGTGCTATCATCCGTCCCCCCAGAGATGGTGGTATCAGATACAGAGGCCTTACACAGGAGCAG ATTCGAAGTGTGCAGGTCGTCCCCGTTGACTATGAGATCGAGTACATCTGCAGGGGAAACCGTGTGATTGCGGGACCCAAGGTCAGGAAGTGTCTGCCCACCGGCACCTGGACGGACCTGGACCAGCAGAGCCGATGTT TGTTGTTATGCCCTCGGGTGTGGACGTCTTTGGAAAACGGTCGAGTGTCTTCGTGGCCGCCGGGGCTCCCGGTGGAGGCGACTGTGCTGCGCTATAGCTGCCTCCCCGGATTCATCTTGATGGGCCCAAACTCCACGCAGTGCAACAAGTTGGGCAAGTGGGACACGCCCAAACCCGTGTGTCACT ATGACAGACATTTCAAAG CTCCGGGCAAGAAGAAGCTGTACATCGGCGCGCTCTTCCCAATGAGCGGAGGCTGGCCCGGAGGGCAAGCCTGCCTCCCCGCCGCTAAGATGGCCTTGGCTCTGGTCAACCAGAGGAGCGATATTCTTCCCGACTACGAgctggagttgattcattacgATAGCATG TGCGATCCCGGAGAAGCCACCAAGCTCCTTTATGACCTTCTGTACACAGAACCCATCAAGATCGTACTGATGCCCGGCTGCAGCTCAGTGTCCACGCTGGTGGCTGAGGCCGCTCGCATGTGGAACCTTATCGTG TTGTCGTACGGGTCCAGTTCTCCAGCTCTGTCCAATCGTCAGCGCTTTCCTACGTTCTTTCGCACTCATCCGTCGGCCACCTTGCACAACCCCACTCGAGTGCAGCTCTTCCAGAAGTGGAAGTGGACCAAGATTGCCACCATTCAGCAGACCACAGAAGTTTTTACATCG ACCCTGGACGATCTGGAAGAGAGGGTGAAGGAGGCCGCCATTGAAATCAGCGTCCGGCAGAGTTTCCTCACTGACCCCGCCGTGGCTGTCAAAAACCTGAAG GTTTACAAGGAGAAGCTGTACGGGAAGAAATACGTGTGGTTCCTCATCGGCTGGTACTCGGACAACTGGTTTAAAATCAACGATCCGGCCGTCAACTGCACGGTGGAGCAAATGACGGAAGCCGTGGAAGGTCACGTGACCACTGAGATTGTCATGCTCAACCCGGAGACCGTACGAGGAGCTTCCAACCTG aCCTCCCAGGAATTTCTTGAGCAGCTGACGTCAAAGCTGGGGGGCAAAAACTCAGAGGAGACGGGCGGCTTTCAAGAAGCTCCCCTGGCTTACGACGCCGTGTGGGCTCTGGCGCTGGCGCTCAACAAAACGGTGGGACCTCTGAAGGCCAAAGGTCGGCGCCTGGAAGATTTCAATTACAACAACCGAGACGTAACGGCCGAAATCTACCGTGCCCTCAACACCAGCTCTTTCGAGGGAGTTTCG GGTCACGTCATATTTGACGCCCAAGGTTCTCGGATGGCCTGGACTCTAATTGAACAGCTCCAAG GAGGAAGCTATAAGAAGATCGGCTACTACGACAGCACCAAAGGCAATCTGTCCTGGTATGGGAATGACAAATGGATTG GCTCTGGCCCCCCCGCAGACCAGACCATGGTGATTGAGGAGTTTCGCTACCTCTCCCAGAAGCTATTTGTGTCCATGTCTGTGTTTTCTAGTGTGGGAATCCTGCTGGGCATCATCTGCCTCACTTTCAACATCTACAACAGCAGTGTCAG GTATATTCAAAATTCCCAACCCTACCTTAACAACATGACGGCGGTGGGCTGCATGATGGCGCTGGCTGCCATCTTCCCTCTGGGCATTGATGGCCTTCATGTCCGCAGGAAGCATTTCCCTGTCGTCTGCCAG TTCCGTCTCTGGCTGCTGGGTCTGGGCTTCAGCCTCGCGTATGGAAGCATGTTCACCAAGATCTGGTGGGTCCACACGGTCTTCACCAAGAAGGatgagaagaaggagaagaagaag CACCTGGAGCCATGGAAGCTCTACGCAACCGTCGGCGTTCTGCTCGCCGTCGACTTTTTCTCTCTGGTCATCTGGCAGATTGTGGATCCTTTACATATCACAGTGGAG AAGTTCACCCGAGAAGCCCCGAAAGGAGACCTGGATGTTCTAATCCAACCGTTATTGGAGCATTGCACTTCTGAAAAAATGAACACCTGGCTGG GCGTGGTGTACGGTTACAAaggcttgctgctgctgctcggcaTCTTCCTGGCTTACGAAACCAAGTCCGTCTCCACGGAGAAGATCAACGACCACCGAGCTGTGGGCATGGCCATCTATAATGTGGCT GTGCTGTGTTTGATCACCGCCCCTGTCACCATGATCCTGTCCTCTCAGCAGGACGCCTCGTTCGCCTTTGCCTCCCTGGCCATCGTTTTTTCCGTCTACATCACCCTGGTGGTTCTGTTTGTTCCCAAG ATGCGTCGTCTGATCACGAGGGGTGAGTGGCAATCCGATGCTCAGGAGACCATGAAGACCGGTTCGTCCATGAACAACAATGACGAGGAGAAATCCAGGCAACTGGAGAGAGAAAACAAGGAGCTTCAGAAGATTATACAAGAA AAAGAAGAACGCGTATCAGAGCTGAGGAACCAGCTGTCTGAGCGACAGGCCCTTCGATCCAGGAGAAGGCCATCCACCGTCTCCAATCAAAACAACAGCGCAGGCCAAGTGGGCATGCCCGCCACCGACCCTCGATCCTTGGCCCCGCCGCCGGGCTACCCTGCGCCCGCTCCTGATCTGCACGCCGTCCCGCCGTCCTTCGGCAATTCCTCCAGCCTCTACCGGCCCGACGGCAAAACGGGCCGCAATAACTGTCACGCCAGCCGGCTGCAGATGCTCTACAAATGA
- the gabbr1b gene encoding gamma-aminobutyric acid type B receptor subunit 1 isoform X10, with translation MGKERKERKESRERGEGGQKLHGGAMHFCTECSHGAFSQCLESACSLIQPPDASRGKMVALVLLFFFAAWPLLSASAHNTSAGCAIIRPPRDGGIRYRGLTQEQIRSVQVVPVDYEIEYICRGNRVIAGPKVRKCLPTGTWTDLDQQSRCLLLCPRVWTSLENGRVSSWPPGLPVEATVLRYSCLPGFILMGPNSTQCNKLGKWDTPKPVCHYDRHFKAPGKKKLYIGALFPMSGGWPGGQACLPAAKMALALVNQRSDILPDYELELIHYDSMCDPGEATKLLYDLLYTEPIKIVLMPGCSSVSTLVAEAARMWNLIVLSYGSSSPALSNRQRFPTFFRTHPSATLHNPTRVQLFQKWKWTKIATIQQTTEVFTSTLDDLEERVKEAAIEISVRQSFLTDPAVAVKNLKTSQEFLEQLTSKLGGKNSEETGGFQEAPLAYDAVWALALALNKTVGPLKAKGRRLEDFNYNNRDVTAEIYRALNTSSFEGVSGHVIFDAQGSRMAWTLIEQLQGGSYKKIGYYDSTKGNLSWYGNDKWIGSGPPADQTMVIEEFRYLSQKLFVSMSVFSSVGILLGIICLTFNIYNSSVRYIQNSQPYLNNMTAVGCMMALAAIFPLGIDGLHVRRKHFPVVCQFRLWLLGLGFSLAYGSMFTKIWWVHTVFTKKDEKKEKKKHLEPWKLYATVGVLLAVDFFSLVIWQIVDPLHITVEKFTREAPKGDLDVLIQPLLEHCTSEKMNTWLGVVYGYKGLLLLLGIFLAYETKSVSTEKINDHRAVGMAIYNVAVLCLITAPVTMILSSQQDASFAFASLAIVFSVYITLVVLFVPKMRRLITRGEWQSDAQETMKTGSSMNNNDEEKSRQLERENKELQKIIQEKEERVSELRNQLSERQALRSRRRPSTVSNQNNSAGQVGMPATDPRSLAPPPGYPAPAPDLHAVPPSFGNSSSLYRPDGKTGRNNCHASRLQMLYK, from the exons ATGGGGAAGGAGAGGAAGGAAAGGAAGGAGAGCAGGgagaggggagagggggggcaGAAGCTCCACGGtg GAGCCATGCACTTTTGCACTGAATGCAGCCACGGAGCCTTCAGTCAATGTCTTGAGTCAGCCTGCTCGCTCATCCAGCCGCCCGATGCTTCTC gtgGAAAGATGGTGGCGTTggttcttcttttcttctttgctgCGTGGCCCTTACTCAGCGCATCTGCACACAATACATCTGCTG gTTGTGCTATCATCCGTCCCCCCAGAGATGGTGGTATCAGATACAGAGGCCTTACACAGGAGCAG ATTCGAAGTGTGCAGGTCGTCCCCGTTGACTATGAGATCGAGTACATCTGCAGGGGAAACCGTGTGATTGCGGGACCCAAGGTCAGGAAGTGTCTGCCCACCGGCACCTGGACGGACCTGGACCAGCAGAGCCGATGTT TGTTGTTATGCCCTCGGGTGTGGACGTCTTTGGAAAACGGTCGAGTGTCTTCGTGGCCGCCGGGGCTCCCGGTGGAGGCGACTGTGCTGCGCTATAGCTGCCTCCCCGGATTCATCTTGATGGGCCCAAACTCCACGCAGTGCAACAAGTTGGGCAAGTGGGACACGCCCAAACCCGTGTGTCACT ATGACAGACATTTCAAAG CTCCGGGCAAGAAGAAGCTGTACATCGGCGCGCTCTTCCCAATGAGCGGAGGCTGGCCCGGAGGGCAAGCCTGCCTCCCCGCCGCTAAGATGGCCTTGGCTCTGGTCAACCAGAGGAGCGATATTCTTCCCGACTACGAgctggagttgattcattacgATAGCATG TGCGATCCCGGAGAAGCCACCAAGCTCCTTTATGACCTTCTGTACACAGAACCCATCAAGATCGTACTGATGCCCGGCTGCAGCTCAGTGTCCACGCTGGTGGCTGAGGCCGCTCGCATGTGGAACCTTATCGTG TTGTCGTACGGGTCCAGTTCTCCAGCTCTGTCCAATCGTCAGCGCTTTCCTACGTTCTTTCGCACTCATCCGTCGGCCACCTTGCACAACCCCACTCGAGTGCAGCTCTTCCAGAAGTGGAAGTGGACCAAGATTGCCACCATTCAGCAGACCACAGAAGTTTTTACATCG ACCCTGGACGATCTGGAAGAGAGGGTGAAGGAGGCCGCCATTGAAATCAGCGTCCGGCAGAGTTTCCTCACTGACCCCGCCGTGGCTGTCAAAAACCTGAAG aCCTCCCAGGAATTTCTTGAGCAGCTGACGTCAAAGCTGGGGGGCAAAAACTCAGAGGAGACGGGCGGCTTTCAAGAAGCTCCCCTGGCTTACGACGCCGTGTGGGCTCTGGCGCTGGCGCTCAACAAAACGGTGGGACCTCTGAAGGCCAAAGGTCGGCGCCTGGAAGATTTCAATTACAACAACCGAGACGTAACGGCCGAAATCTACCGTGCCCTCAACACCAGCTCTTTCGAGGGAGTTTCG GGTCACGTCATATTTGACGCCCAAGGTTCTCGGATGGCCTGGACTCTAATTGAACAGCTCCAAG GAGGAAGCTATAAGAAGATCGGCTACTACGACAGCACCAAAGGCAATCTGTCCTGGTATGGGAATGACAAATGGATTG GCTCTGGCCCCCCCGCAGACCAGACCATGGTGATTGAGGAGTTTCGCTACCTCTCCCAGAAGCTATTTGTGTCCATGTCTGTGTTTTCTAGTGTGGGAATCCTGCTGGGCATCATCTGCCTCACTTTCAACATCTACAACAGCAGTGTCAG GTATATTCAAAATTCCCAACCCTACCTTAACAACATGACGGCGGTGGGCTGCATGATGGCGCTGGCTGCCATCTTCCCTCTGGGCATTGATGGCCTTCATGTCCGCAGGAAGCATTTCCCTGTCGTCTGCCAG TTCCGTCTCTGGCTGCTGGGTCTGGGCTTCAGCCTCGCGTATGGAAGCATGTTCACCAAGATCTGGTGGGTCCACACGGTCTTCACCAAGAAGGatgagaagaaggagaagaagaag CACCTGGAGCCATGGAAGCTCTACGCAACCGTCGGCGTTCTGCTCGCCGTCGACTTTTTCTCTCTGGTCATCTGGCAGATTGTGGATCCTTTACATATCACAGTGGAG AAGTTCACCCGAGAAGCCCCGAAAGGAGACCTGGATGTTCTAATCCAACCGTTATTGGAGCATTGCACTTCTGAAAAAATGAACACCTGGCTGG GCGTGGTGTACGGTTACAAaggcttgctgctgctgctcggcaTCTTCCTGGCTTACGAAACCAAGTCCGTCTCCACGGAGAAGATCAACGACCACCGAGCTGTGGGCATGGCCATCTATAATGTGGCT GTGCTGTGTTTGATCACCGCCCCTGTCACCATGATCCTGTCCTCTCAGCAGGACGCCTCGTTCGCCTTTGCCTCCCTGGCCATCGTTTTTTCCGTCTACATCACCCTGGTGGTTCTGTTTGTTCCCAAG ATGCGTCGTCTGATCACGAGGGGTGAGTGGCAATCCGATGCTCAGGAGACCATGAAGACCGGTTCGTCCATGAACAACAATGACGAGGAGAAATCCAGGCAACTGGAGAGAGAAAACAAGGAGCTTCAGAAGATTATACAAGAA AAAGAAGAACGCGTATCAGAGCTGAGGAACCAGCTGTCTGAGCGACAGGCCCTTCGATCCAGGAGAAGGCCATCCACCGTCTCCAATCAAAACAACAGCGCAGGCCAAGTGGGCATGCCCGCCACCGACCCTCGATCCTTGGCCCCGCCGCCGGGCTACCCTGCGCCCGCTCCTGATCTGCACGCCGTCCCGCCGTCCTTCGGCAATTCCTCCAGCCTCTACCGGCCCGACGGCAAAACGGGCCGCAATAACTGTCACGCCAGCCGGCTGCAGATGCTCTACAAATGA
- the gabbr1b gene encoding gamma-aminobutyric acid type B receptor subunit 1 isoform X6, whose translation MVALVLLFFFAAWPLLSASAHNTSAGCAIIRPPRDGGIRYRGLTQEQIRSVQVVPVDYEIEYICRGNRVIAGPKVRKCLPTGTWTDLDQQSRCLLLCPRVWTSLENGRVSSWPPGLPVEATVLRYSCLPGFILMGPNSTQCNKLGKWDTPKPVCHYDRHFKAPGKKKLYIGALFPMSGGWPGGQACLPAAKMALALVNQRSDILPDYELELIHYDSMCDPGEATKLLYDLLYTEPIKIVLMPGCSSVSTLVAEAARMWNLIVLSYGSSSPALSNRQRFPTFFRTHPSATLHNPTRVQLFQKWKWTKIATIQQTTEVFTSTLDDLEERVKEAAIEISVRQSFLTDPAVAVKNLKRQDARIIVGLFYETEARKVFCEVYKEKLYGKKYVWFLIGWYSDNWFKINDPAVNCTVEQMTEAVEGHVTTEIVMLNPETVRGASNLTSQEFLEQLTSKLGGKNSEETGGFQEAPLAYDAVWALALALNKTVGPLKAKGRRLEDFNYNNRDVTAEIYRALNTSSFEGVSGHVIFDAQGSRMAWTLIEQLQGGSYKKIGYYDSTKGNLSWYGNDKWIGSGPPADQTMVIEEFRYLSQKLFVSMSVFSSVGILLGIICLTFNIYNSSVRYIQNSQPYLNNMTAVGCMMALAAIFPLGIDGLHVRRKHFPVVCQFRLWLLGLGFSLAYGSMFTKIWWVHTVFTKKDEKKEKKKHLEPWKLYATVGVLLAVDFFSLVIWQIVDPLHITVEKFTREAPKGDLDVLIQPLLEHCTSEKMNTWLGVVYGYKGLLLLLGIFLAYETKSVSTEKINDHRAVGMAIYNVAVLCLITAPVTMILSSQQDASFAFASLAIVFSVYITLVVLFVPKMRRLITRGEWQSDAQETMKTGSSMNNNDEEKSRQLERENKELQKIIQEKEERVSELRNQLSERQALRSRRRPSTVSNQNNSAGQVGMPATDPRSLAPPPGYPAPAPDLHAVPPSFGNSSSLYRPDGKTGRNNCHASRLQMLYK comes from the exons ATGGTGGCGTTggttcttcttttcttctttgctgCGTGGCCCTTACTCAGCGCATCTGCACACAATACATCTGCTG gTTGTGCTATCATCCGTCCCCCCAGAGATGGTGGTATCAGATACAGAGGCCTTACACAGGAGCAG ATTCGAAGTGTGCAGGTCGTCCCCGTTGACTATGAGATCGAGTACATCTGCAGGGGAAACCGTGTGATTGCGGGACCCAAGGTCAGGAAGTGTCTGCCCACCGGCACCTGGACGGACCTGGACCAGCAGAGCCGATGTT TGTTGTTATGCCCTCGGGTGTGGACGTCTTTGGAAAACGGTCGAGTGTCTTCGTGGCCGCCGGGGCTCCCGGTGGAGGCGACTGTGCTGCGCTATAGCTGCCTCCCCGGATTCATCTTGATGGGCCCAAACTCCACGCAGTGCAACAAGTTGGGCAAGTGGGACACGCCCAAACCCGTGTGTCACT ATGACAGACATTTCAAAG CTCCGGGCAAGAAGAAGCTGTACATCGGCGCGCTCTTCCCAATGAGCGGAGGCTGGCCCGGAGGGCAAGCCTGCCTCCCCGCCGCTAAGATGGCCTTGGCTCTGGTCAACCAGAGGAGCGATATTCTTCCCGACTACGAgctggagttgattcattacgATAGCATG TGCGATCCCGGAGAAGCCACCAAGCTCCTTTATGACCTTCTGTACACAGAACCCATCAAGATCGTACTGATGCCCGGCTGCAGCTCAGTGTCCACGCTGGTGGCTGAGGCCGCTCGCATGTGGAACCTTATCGTG TTGTCGTACGGGTCCAGTTCTCCAGCTCTGTCCAATCGTCAGCGCTTTCCTACGTTCTTTCGCACTCATCCGTCGGCCACCTTGCACAACCCCACTCGAGTGCAGCTCTTCCAGAAGTGGAAGTGGACCAAGATTGCCACCATTCAGCAGACCACAGAAGTTTTTACATCG ACCCTGGACGATCTGGAAGAGAGGGTGAAGGAGGCCGCCATTGAAATCAGCGTCCGGCAGAGTTTCCTCACTGACCCCGCCGTGGCTGTCAAAAACCTGAAG CGTCAGGATGCCCGAATCATTGTTGGCCTCTTCTATGAAACCGAAGCCAGGAAGGTCTTTTGCGAG GTTTACAAGGAGAAGCTGTACGGGAAGAAATACGTGTGGTTCCTCATCGGCTGGTACTCGGACAACTGGTTTAAAATCAACGATCCGGCCGTCAACTGCACGGTGGAGCAAATGACGGAAGCCGTGGAAGGTCACGTGACCACTGAGATTGTCATGCTCAACCCGGAGACCGTACGAGGAGCTTCCAACCTG aCCTCCCAGGAATTTCTTGAGCAGCTGACGTCAAAGCTGGGGGGCAAAAACTCAGAGGAGACGGGCGGCTTTCAAGAAGCTCCCCTGGCTTACGACGCCGTGTGGGCTCTGGCGCTGGCGCTCAACAAAACGGTGGGACCTCTGAAGGCCAAAGGTCGGCGCCTGGAAGATTTCAATTACAACAACCGAGACGTAACGGCCGAAATCTACCGTGCCCTCAACACCAGCTCTTTCGAGGGAGTTTCG GGTCACGTCATATTTGACGCCCAAGGTTCTCGGATGGCCTGGACTCTAATTGAACAGCTCCAAG GAGGAAGCTATAAGAAGATCGGCTACTACGACAGCACCAAAGGCAATCTGTCCTGGTATGGGAATGACAAATGGATTG GCTCTGGCCCCCCCGCAGACCAGACCATGGTGATTGAGGAGTTTCGCTACCTCTCCCAGAAGCTATTTGTGTCCATGTCTGTGTTTTCTAGTGTGGGAATCCTGCTGGGCATCATCTGCCTCACTTTCAACATCTACAACAGCAGTGTCAG GTATATTCAAAATTCCCAACCCTACCTTAACAACATGACGGCGGTGGGCTGCATGATGGCGCTGGCTGCCATCTTCCCTCTGGGCATTGATGGCCTTCATGTCCGCAGGAAGCATTTCCCTGTCGTCTGCCAG TTCCGTCTCTGGCTGCTGGGTCTGGGCTTCAGCCTCGCGTATGGAAGCATGTTCACCAAGATCTGGTGGGTCCACACGGTCTTCACCAAGAAGGatgagaagaaggagaagaagaag CACCTGGAGCCATGGAAGCTCTACGCAACCGTCGGCGTTCTGCTCGCCGTCGACTTTTTCTCTCTGGTCATCTGGCAGATTGTGGATCCTTTACATATCACAGTGGAG AAGTTCACCCGAGAAGCCCCGAAAGGAGACCTGGATGTTCTAATCCAACCGTTATTGGAGCATTGCACTTCTGAAAAAATGAACACCTGGCTGG GCGTGGTGTACGGTTACAAaggcttgctgctgctgctcggcaTCTTCCTGGCTTACGAAACCAAGTCCGTCTCCACGGAGAAGATCAACGACCACCGAGCTGTGGGCATGGCCATCTATAATGTGGCT GTGCTGTGTTTGATCACCGCCCCTGTCACCATGATCCTGTCCTCTCAGCAGGACGCCTCGTTCGCCTTTGCCTCCCTGGCCATCGTTTTTTCCGTCTACATCACCCTGGTGGTTCTGTTTGTTCCCAAG ATGCGTCGTCTGATCACGAGGGGTGAGTGGCAATCCGATGCTCAGGAGACCATGAAGACCGGTTCGTCCATGAACAACAATGACGAGGAGAAATCCAGGCAACTGGAGAGAGAAAACAAGGAGCTTCAGAAGATTATACAAGAA AAAGAAGAACGCGTATCAGAGCTGAGGAACCAGCTGTCTGAGCGACAGGCCCTTCGATCCAGGAGAAGGCCATCCACCGTCTCCAATCAAAACAACAGCGCAGGCCAAGTGGGCATGCCCGCCACCGACCCTCGATCCTTGGCCCCGCCGCCGGGCTACCCTGCGCCCGCTCCTGATCTGCACGCCGTCCCGCCGTCCTTCGGCAATTCCTCCAGCCTCTACCGGCCCGACGGCAAAACGGGCCGCAATAACTGTCACGCCAGCCGGCTGCAGATGCTCTACAAATGA